A DNA window from Parabacteroides johnsonii DSM 18315 contains the following coding sequences:
- a CDS encoding mechanosensitive ion channel family protein, giving the protein MINLGSWMNGILISWGVDPKIANTFDEMIIAALLVILAIGLDYLCQAIFVGSMKKLAQHTHYQWDSLLLKRKVVHHLVHTIPGILVYALLPLAFIRGKGLLLLSQKICAVYIVFALLLAINGFILVFLDMYNMRQVNKNRPIKGFMQVLQVLLFFIGGIVIIAILIGKSPASLFAGLGASAAILMLVFKDTILGFVAGIQLSANDMLRPGDWITVPGSNANGIVQEITLNTVKIQNFDNTISTIPPYTLVNASFQNWRGMVESGGRRVMKSIFLDLNTIKFCTPDMLDTFRKEIPLLADYQPDEGVTPTNSQMFRVYVEKYLTSLPVVNTDLDLIISQLQSTEYGVPIQIYFFSRNKVWKEYERIQSDIFDHFFAMVPKFQLKVYQYSE; this is encoded by the coding sequence ATGATAAACTTAGGTAGTTGGATGAACGGCATCCTGATCAGTTGGGGTGTAGACCCTAAAATTGCAAATACTTTTGACGAAATGATTATTGCAGCATTGCTGGTCATACTGGCGATCGGACTGGACTACCTGTGCCAGGCGATCTTTGTCGGCAGTATGAAAAAACTGGCACAACATACGCATTATCAATGGGATTCGTTGCTTCTCAAACGTAAAGTCGTCCACCACTTAGTCCATACGATACCGGGGATCTTAGTCTATGCTCTCTTGCCTTTGGCGTTTATACGAGGGAAAGGCTTATTGCTGTTGTCTCAGAAAATATGTGCCGTGTATATCGTGTTCGCTTTGCTATTGGCGATAAACGGTTTTATTTTAGTGTTCTTGGATATGTATAATATGCGGCAGGTGAACAAGAACCGTCCGATCAAAGGGTTCATGCAGGTGCTTCAGGTCCTGCTGTTCTTTATCGGCGGGATCGTCATTATAGCCATCCTGATCGGGAAGTCACCTGCCAGCCTGTTTGCCGGATTGGGCGCTTCGGCGGCGATCCTGATGTTAGTATTCAAAGATACGATTTTGGGATTCGTGGCCGGCATACAGCTTTCTGCCAACGATATGCTACGACCGGGCGACTGGATCACGGTTCCCGGCTCGAACGCGAACGGTATCGTACAGGAGATCACGCTGAATACAGTCAAGATACAGAATTTCGATAATACCATTTCCACCATCCCGCCTTATACGCTGGTAAACGCTTCGTTCCAGAACTGGCGGGGAATGGTCGAATCGGGTGGCCGTCGCGTGATGAAATCCATCTTTCTCGACCTCAATACCATCAAGTTCTGTACGCCGGATATGCTCGACACGTTCCGCAAAGAGATTCCTTTGCTTGCCGACTACCAGCCGGACGAAGGCGTGACACCTACCAATTCGCAGATGTTCCGTGTCTATGTGGAGAAATACCTGACAAGCCTCCCGGTTGTTAATACGGACCTCGATTTGATCATCAGCCAGTTGCAATCGACTGAATATGGCGTACCGATCCAGATCTATTTTTTCTCCCGCAATAAAGTATGGAAAGAATACGAGCGCATCCAGTCGGATATCTTCGACCATTTCTTCGCAATGGTTCCCAAGTTCCAATTGAAGGTGTATCAGTACTCGGAGTAA
- a CDS encoding mechanosensitive ion channel family protein, which yields MHAIQEWINDRLIEWGIISSSANELDNTIVLLLIIVVTIGIDYACRYIFLNMFKRLAKRTRNQWDDLIVERKIINKLMHMIPAILVYVLLPLAFPVDETPKILGILQIICKIYIIAVSLRFINAALNVVHEIYNRKESLKNKPLKGFIQLLQVAVFFIGFILIISILIGKSPTTLFAGLGASAAILMLVFKDTILGFVAGIQLSANDMLRPGDWITMDKYGANGTVIEVTLNAVKVKNFDNTITTIPPYALVSDAFQNWRGMSESPGRRIKRSINIDMNSVSFCTPEMLAKFRKISLLTDYIDEKEKELNAYNKKHQIDGSIRVNGRRQTNIGVFRAYLVNYLRSLPEVSKELTCMVRQLQPTETGIPIELYFFSSVKDWVPYEGIQSDVFDHVLAVIPEFGLSVFQNVSGSDLRGLKIMR from the coding sequence ATGCATGCAATACAAGAATGGATTAACGATCGTCTGATCGAATGGGGTATAATCAGTAGTTCTGCAAATGAACTGGACAACACGATCGTCCTGCTGCTGATCATTGTAGTAACGATCGGTATCGACTACGCTTGCCGTTATATCTTCCTGAATATGTTTAAGCGACTTGCGAAGAGAACCCGCAACCAGTGGGATGACTTGATCGTCGAGCGTAAGATTATCAACAAGTTGATGCATATGATCCCCGCCATCTTGGTATATGTGCTGCTACCGCTGGCCTTCCCGGTCGATGAGACGCCTAAGATATTGGGGATCTTGCAAATAATATGCAAAATTTATATCATTGCCGTTTCGCTTCGTTTTATCAATGCCGCCCTGAATGTCGTACATGAAATATACAACCGGAAGGAATCGCTCAAGAACAAGCCCCTGAAAGGTTTCATCCAACTATTACAGGTTGCTGTCTTCTTTATCGGTTTTATACTGATCATCAGTATTCTGATCGGTAAATCTCCGACGACGCTGTTCGCCGGACTGGGTGCATCTGCCGCAATCCTGATGCTGGTGTTCAAAGATACGATCTTGGGATTCGTGGCCGGCATACAGCTTTCCGCCAACGATATGTTGCGGCCGGGCGACTGGATCACGATGGATAAGTATGGGGCGAACGGAACGGTTATCGAAGTCACGCTGAACGCAGTCAAAGTCAAAAATTTCGACAATACGATTACGACGATTCCCCCTTACGCCCTGGTGAGTGATGCTTTCCAAAACTGGCGTGGGATGTCGGAATCTCCCGGACGGCGGATCAAGCGTTCTATCAATATTGATATGAACAGCGTGAGTTTCTGCACACCGGAGATGTTGGCTAAATTCCGCAAAATATCCTTACTAACAGATTATATCGACGAGAAAGAAAAGGAATTGAACGCTTATAACAAGAAGCATCAGATCGACGGCTCCATCCGCGTAAACGGTCGGCGGCAAACGAATATCGGCGTGTTTCGTGCCTACTTGGTCAATTATCTCAGAAGCCTTCCGGAGGTCAGCAAGGAACTGACTTGCATGGTCCGCCAGTTGCAACCGACGGAAACCGGTATTCCGATCGAACTCTATTTTTTCTCTTCCGTGAAAGACTGGGTGCCCTACGAAGGCATTCAATCTGACGTATTCGACCATGTATTGGCCGTAATCCCGGAATTCGGACTCAGCGTCTTC